ATGGATTCCATGACCCCCGAGAAGGCCGCCGCCCTGATCGACAACCTGGAGGCCGGACGCGAGGTCCGCTCCACCCGCGGAGCGCACATCACCAGCTGGGCCGAGGCCGAACGCGTGCTCGCGGGATTCCCGGACGGGCTGGCCGACGAAGGTCCCACCGCGGGCCCGGCGTCGCTGGCAGGTCTGAACATCGCCCGCGAGAAGGGCTGGGTTTCGCCGGTTCCTCCCACTTCTGCTGCTCTCGATGGAGGTGCGTCCGAGTGAGCGTTGACGTCCTGACCCCGACTCTGACCGATAACTGGGATCAGCCCGAGGCATGGAAGATCGCCAACTACGTCGCCCAGGGCGGCTACCAGGCCGCGCGCAAGGCGGTCGGCATGGATCCGGATGCGATCATCACCTTGGTCAAGGATTCCGGACTGCGCGGTCGTGGCGGCGCCGGCTTCCCGACCGGCGTGAAGTGGAGCTTCATCCCGCAGACCAACCCGAAGCCCAAGTACCTGGTCATCAACTGCGATGAGTCCGAGCCGGGCACCTGCAAAGACATGCCGATGCTAATGGCGACCCCGCACACGCTGGTCGAGGGCGTCATCATCAGCTCGTACGCGGTGCGCGCCCATCACGCCTTCATCTACGTGCGCGGTGAGGTGCTGCATGTGATCCGCCGGCTGCAGCAGGCCGTCGCGGACGCCTACCAGGCCGGCTACCTGGGCAAGGGCATCTTCGGCACCGAGTACGACCTCGACATCGTCGTCCATGCCGGTGCCGGCGCCTACATCTGTGGTGAGGAAACCGCGCTGCTCGATTCCCTCGAGGGACGCCGGGGCCAGCCCAGGCTTCGCCCGCCGTTCCCGGCGGTCGCCGGCCTGTACGCATCGCCGACCGTGGTCAACAACGCCGAGTCCATCGCCTCGGTGCCGGCCATCGTGGCCCGTGGGGCCGACTGGTACAAGCTGATGGGCACCGAGAAGTCGGCGGGTTCGACGATCTACTCGGTCTCGGGTCATGTCAAGCGCCCCGGACAGTACGAGGCGCCGCTGGGCACCACCTACCGGACGCTGCTCGACCTGGCCGGCGGCATCCGCGACGGTCACCAGCTGAAGTTCTTCACACCGGGTGGCTCGTCCACCCCGATCCTGACCCCCGACCAACTTGACGTGCACCTCGACTACGAGGGCGTCGCGGCGGCCGGCTCGATCCTGGGCACCAAGGCGCTGCAGACCTTCGACGAGACGGTCTCGGTGGTACGCACGACATTGCGGTGGACCGAGTTCTACAAGCACGAGTCCTGCGGCAAGTGCACGCCATGTCGAGAGGGCAGCTGGTGGCTGGTGCAGACCCTGCACAATCTCGAGCAGGGCAAGGGCCACGAGGGCGACATCGAGAAGATCCTCGACCTGTGCGACAACGTCACGATGAAGAGCTTCTGTACCCTGGCCGACGGCTTCGTGGCCAACATCACCAGCTCCATCAAGTATTTCCGGGACGAGTTCGAGGCCGGATACCACACCCCGGCCTGGGAACTGTTCCCCTACGAGAAGAGCGTCTACTTCCCGTACGAACGCGAGAGGATCGCTGTCAGTGAGGGGGCAGACCAGTGAGCACCGACGTCAAGAAGCCTGACGGCGAGGTGGCCAAGGCCGACCTGGTGACCGCCACCATCGACGGCATCCAGGTCAGCGTGCCGAAGGGCACCCTGGTCATCCGGGCTGCCGAGCGGCTGGGCATCGACATCCCGCGGTTCTGCGATCACGAACTGCTCGATCCGGTCGCCGCCTGCCGGCAGTGCCTGGTCGAGGTGCCCGACGGAGGCAATGGGCGTCCGATGAAGCCGCAGCCTGCCTGTGCGCTGACCGTGATGCCGAACATGGTCGTCGAGACCGCCGCCACCAACGAGAAGGTCGCCAAACACCAGCAGGGCATGCTGGAGTTCCTGCTGATCAACCACCCGCTGGACTGCCCGATCTGCGACAAGGGCGGCGAATGCCCCCTGCAGAACCAGACGATGAGTCATGGTCCGGGCGAATCGCGGTTCGAGGGCCTCAAGCGCACCTACCCGAAGCCGGTGAACATCTCGGCGCAGATCCTCATCGACCGGGAGCGCTGCGTGCTGTGCCAACGCTGCACGCGCTTCGGTGAACAGATCAGCGGCGACGACTTCATCTCGCTGTCGGAGCGGGGCGCGCTGAGCCAGATCAACATCTACGCGAGTCATCCCTACGAGAGCTACTTCTCGGGCAATATCGTCCAGATCTGCCCGGTCGGTGCCCTGACCAGCGTCGACTACCGCTTCCAGGCTCGCCCGTTCGACCTGGTCAGCACCACGACGACGTGTGAGCACTGCGCCAGCGGCTGCCAGTTGCGCAC
The Brooklawnia propionicigenes DNA segment above includes these coding regions:
- the nuoF gene encoding NADH-quinone oxidoreductase subunit NuoF — its product is MSVDVLTPTLTDNWDQPEAWKIANYVAQGGYQAARKAVGMDPDAIITLVKDSGLRGRGGAGFPTGVKWSFIPQTNPKPKYLVINCDESEPGTCKDMPMLMATPHTLVEGVIISSYAVRAHHAFIYVRGEVLHVIRRLQQAVADAYQAGYLGKGIFGTEYDLDIVVHAGAGAYICGEETALLDSLEGRRGQPRLRPPFPAVAGLYASPTVVNNAESIASVPAIVARGADWYKLMGTEKSAGSTIYSVSGHVKRPGQYEAPLGTTYRTLLDLAGGIRDGHQLKFFTPGGSSTPILTPDQLDVHLDYEGVAAAGSILGTKALQTFDETVSVVRTTLRWTEFYKHESCGKCTPCREGSWWLVQTLHNLEQGKGHEGDIEKILDLCDNVTMKSFCTLADGFVANITSSIKYFRDEFEAGYHTPAWELFPYEKSVYFPYERERIAVSEGADQ